The Ensifer canadensis genome has a segment encoding these proteins:
- a CDS encoding HsdM family class I SAM-dependent methyltransferase, translating to MTFVTHRDPIDTPVLRKERGAFFTPPAITRFISKWAIRAPDDRVLEPAAGDAAFLVSAVDRLRELAPGRRSCPMVHGVEIHAHSADVARKRVADAGGEANIQLSDFFAVTPDQAFDAVIGNPPYIRYQDFTGEARARAREAAIRAGISLTGLASSWAAFTVHSALFLKKGGRLAFVLPAELLSVNYAAPVRKFLFNRFRDVQLVLFDEQVFPEAEADVVLLLADGYLGGPADYATISQTKNAATLDTLGPGQSWTPADPAAKWTSSLVDADAMHLLQTLSATGLYTNLETWGDTTLGMVTGNNKYFTLSPQRVAEIGLLPDELLSLSPPGSSHLRGLSLSNAQLKKLGEEGNAIHLFYPSDPPSAAAAAYIADGHRTGVDTAYKCRVRKTWYRVPLVSPADLLLTCMNADTPRITENAAQARHLNSVHGVYLNDAHGVLGRELLPVASLNSITLLHAEMVGRAYGGGILKIEPKEADVWAMPSPTLVTCRADGLREVKRSVAKLLDKGRLLDAVKIVDQVLLSEGEVSPAQMAVVRHARAEFVKRRNLRAASGR from the coding sequence GCCTCCGGCGATTACCCGTTTCATTTCGAAATGGGCCATTCGCGCGCCTGACGATCGCGTGTTGGAGCCTGCCGCTGGCGACGCTGCATTCTTGGTTTCCGCGGTCGATCGCCTTCGTGAACTCGCTCCCGGCCGGCGCTCGTGCCCGATGGTTCATGGCGTGGAGATACACGCCCACAGCGCGGACGTTGCCCGCAAGCGGGTCGCTGACGCCGGGGGCGAGGCCAATATCCAACTGTCCGACTTCTTTGCCGTCACGCCTGATCAAGCGTTCGACGCCGTCATCGGAAATCCTCCCTATATCCGATACCAGGACTTTACCGGGGAAGCCCGCGCCCGTGCCCGGGAGGCGGCTATCAGGGCCGGCATTTCCCTGACCGGGCTCGCGTCGAGTTGGGCAGCATTCACCGTGCACTCGGCATTGTTCCTGAAGAAAGGTGGCCGCCTGGCCTTCGTGTTGCCCGCCGAACTGCTCTCAGTGAACTATGCCGCTCCCGTCCGCAAGTTCCTGTTCAATCGATTCCGCGACGTGCAACTCGTATTGTTCGACGAGCAAGTGTTCCCCGAAGCGGAAGCGGATGTCGTACTTCTCCTTGCGGACGGCTATCTCGGCGGACCGGCGGATTATGCAACCATCAGTCAAACAAAGAACGCCGCAACGCTCGATACTCTAGGTCCTGGACAGAGCTGGACACCGGCCGACCCAGCGGCCAAGTGGACCAGCAGTCTCGTCGATGCCGACGCGATGCATCTTTTGCAGACGCTCTCCGCAACTGGCCTCTACACGAACTTGGAAACCTGGGGCGATACGACGCTCGGGATGGTAACGGGAAACAACAAATACTTCACCCTTTCCCCCCAGCGTGTAGCTGAGATTGGACTGCTCCCGGACGAGTTGCTCAGCCTTTCACCGCCCGGAAGCTCTCATTTGCGGGGCCTCTCTCTTTCGAATGCCCAGCTAAAGAAACTCGGTGAAGAGGGGAACGCAATCCACCTCTTCTATCCGAGCGATCCGCCTTCCGCGGCCGCGGCAGCATACATTGCAGATGGCCATAGGACAGGCGTGGACACCGCCTACAAATGCCGGGTCCGCAAGACTTGGTATCGTGTGCCACTGGTTTCCCCCGCCGACCTGTTGCTAACATGCATGAACGCGGACACGCCTCGGATCACGGAGAACGCAGCACAAGCCCGTCACCTTAATTCCGTGCATGGGGTCTATCTCAACGATGCACACGGGGTCCTGGGCCGCGAGCTCCTCCCTGTCGCCAGCTTGAACTCCATTACGTTGCTGCATGCCGAAATGGTCGGTCGCGCCTACGGAGGCGGAATCCTGAAAATCGAGCCGAAGGAGGCCGACGTCTGGGCCATGCCCTCGCCTACCTTGGTTACCTGTCGCGCCGACGGGCTTCGCGAGGTCAAAAGGAGCGTGGCAAAACTTCTGGACAAGGGAAGGCTGCTGGATGCCGTCAAGATCGTCGACCAGGTACTGCTAAGCGAGGGCGAGGTTTCGCCCGCAC